The Toxotes jaculatrix isolate fToxJac2 chromosome 14, fToxJac2.pri, whole genome shotgun sequence genome window below encodes:
- the dhrs1 gene encoding dehydrogenase/reductase SDR family member 1 produces MSLSGWVCLVTGASRGIGRGIALQLSEAGATVYITGRQEKNLNDTAAEVKERGGNCVPVVCDSTNDEDIEELFKRIKREQNGRLDILVNNAYAGVYAIFNNMDKKFWEIDPSIWDSINNTGLRGHYIFSVYASRLMVAQGRGLIVNISSMGGLRYLFNVPYGVGKAACDRMAADMAVELKSSGVVAVSLWPGAVQTELVSQFIQDTDTPPGLNSNFKDVFAEGETTELSGKCIVNLAKDKNLMSLTGKVLMNCDLARRYGLKDVDGRNVTDYTSLKFLLSQASYFSWLSVVVPSFLRVPRFVLNMANGRF; encoded by the exons ATGTCCCTGTCTGGCTGGGTGTGTTTAGTAACAGGTGCCTCCAGGGGTATTGGCAGGGGAATAGCGCTCCAGCTTTCGGAGGCAGGAGCCACCGTCTACATCACCGGACGCCAGGAGAAAAATTTGAATGACACAGCTGCAGAG GTGAAGGAGAGGGGTGGGAACTGTGTGCCCGTTGTCTGTGATTCTACAAATGATGAAGACATTGAAGAACTGTTCAAACGGATCAAACGTGAACAGAACGGCAGGCTGGATATCCTGGTTAACAATGCCTATGCAGGAGTATAT GCTATTTTCAACAATATGGACAAGAAGTTCTGGGAAATTGATCCATCAATTTGGGATTCCATCAACAACACAGGCCTCAG GGGCCACTATATCTTCTCTGTGTATGCGTCTCGGTTGATGGTGGCTCAGGGTCGAGGTTTGATAGTCAACATTTCATCTATGGGAGGGCTGCGGTACCTCTTCAATGTGCCATATGGAGTTGGTAAAGCTGCG TGTGACAGGATGGCAGCTGACATGGCTGTTGAGCTGAAAAGTAGTGGAGTGGTTGCAGTCAGCCTGTGGCCGGGGGCAGTACAAACAGAGCTGGTGTCTCAGTTCATACAGGACACCGATACACCACCCGGATTAAATTCTAAT tttaAAGACGTATTTGCCGAAGGAGAAACCACAGAACTGAGTGGGAAGTGCATTGTCAACCTGGCAAAAG ATAAAAATCTGATGTCGCTGACTGGGAAAGTTCTGATGAATTGTGACCTGGCAAGGCGCTATGGGCTAAAAGATGTTGACG GACGGAATGTAACTGATTACACATCCCTAAAATTCCTCCTGAGCCAGGCCTCGTACTTCTCCTGGCTCTCAGTTGTTGTCCCCTCATTCCTTCGTGTGCCACGCTTTGTGCTCAACATGGCAAATGGCCGGTTCTAA